One stretch of Marinobacterium iners DNA includes these proteins:
- a CDS encoding TIGR00153 family protein — protein MFARSPFKPMQEHIIKAQASAAELIPFFDAVIANDWNTASECQHRIAAIEGEADDMKRDIRQRLPASIFLPVPRTDLLDLLRMQDKIANRAKDIAGLMLGRQMQIPEPIQDELRELLRTALQTIEQAVLALSELDELLAAGFRGHEVDIVERLITELDRLEHKTDEHERELRASLFRVERDLWPIDVMFLYQIIQWVGDLANRAQQVGSRLQLLLAR, from the coding sequence ATGTTCGCCCGTTCCCCGTTCAAGCCGATGCAGGAGCACATCATCAAGGCGCAGGCAAGCGCCGCAGAACTGATCCCCTTCTTCGATGCGGTGATCGCGAACGACTGGAACACGGCATCCGAATGTCAGCACCGTATCGCTGCCATTGAAGGTGAAGCGGATGACATGAAACGAGATATCCGCCAGCGTCTCCCTGCCAGCATTTTTCTGCCTGTCCCCCGCACCGATTTGCTCGACCTTCTGCGCATGCAGGACAAGATCGCCAACCGAGCCAAGGATATTGCCGGTTTGATGCTGGGTCGCCAGATGCAGATCCCGGAACCGATCCAGGACGAGCTGCGCGAGCTGCTCCGCACCGCTTTGCAAACGATTGAACAGGCCGTACTGGCACTGAGTGAGCTGGACGAGCTGTTGGCAGCGGGTTTCCGCGGCCATGAAGTGGATATCGTTGAACGCCTGATTACCGAGTTGGACCGACTGGAGCACAAGACCGACGAACATGAGCGCGAATTGCGTGCATCACTGTTCCGTGTTGAACGCGACCTCTGGCCGATCGATGTCATGTTTCTCTATCAGATCATCCAGTGGGTTGGCGATCTTGCCAACCGTGCCCAGCAGGTTGGCAGCCGACTGCAGCTGCTGCTGGCCCGTTAA
- the argA gene encoding amino-acid N-acetyltransferase, translating into MSAVTSEYVNWFRHSSPYINAHRGKTFVLMLSGEAIADANFANTVHDIALLNSLGVRLVLVHGARPQAEQRLQARGVETRLHHDLRVTTPEILECVIEAVGSLRTEIEAQLSMGLANTPMHGARIRVCSGNFVTARPVGVLDGVDMGHTGELRRIDHEGVRRLLDLNQIVLLSNLGYSPTGEVFNLSVEEVATQAAIALKADKLILFGSRPGIQDSQGELRSELLASTAARLVQQYLAKLDDPEQPYSETACLLEAAATACQQGVPRCHLISYHDDGALLAELFTRDGQGTMVVSHSYEQVRPANIEDVGGILELIAPLEEKGVLVRRSRERLEAEIERFTVVERDGAIIGCAALYPFPEEAIGELACVAIDQTYRGGQRGDMLLEAIEDQAIALGLKRLFVLTTRTAHWFLERGFGNAPLDELPGEKKALYNFQRNSKVFFKRLG; encoded by the coding sequence TTGAGCGCCGTGACTTCCGAATACGTTAACTGGTTTCGCCACTCGTCACCCTACATTAATGCGCACCGGGGCAAGACCTTCGTACTGATGCTCAGTGGCGAGGCGATTGCCGATGCCAACTTTGCCAACACGGTGCATGACATCGCTCTGCTCAACAGCCTCGGCGTACGACTGGTGCTGGTGCACGGCGCTCGTCCGCAGGCGGAGCAGCGGCTGCAGGCACGCGGGGTGGAAACACGACTGCACCACGACCTGCGCGTCACCACACCGGAAATACTGGAGTGCGTGATCGAGGCCGTAGGCAGCCTCAGAACCGAAATCGAAGCCCAACTGTCAATGGGGCTGGCCAACACGCCGATGCACGGGGCACGTATCCGTGTCTGCAGCGGCAACTTTGTCACGGCCCGACCGGTGGGTGTACTGGATGGCGTAGACATGGGCCACACCGGCGAGCTGCGGCGGATCGATCATGAAGGTGTGCGCCGCCTGCTGGACCTGAATCAGATCGTATTGCTGTCCAATCTGGGCTACTCGCCTACCGGCGAAGTATTCAATCTATCGGTAGAGGAAGTCGCCACTCAGGCTGCGATCGCCCTCAAGGCCGACAAACTGATTCTGTTCGGTTCCCGCCCCGGCATTCAGGACAGCCAGGGTGAGCTGCGCAGCGAACTGCTGGCGTCAACCGCCGCGCGCCTGGTACAGCAATATCTGGCCAAACTGGATGACCCCGAACAGCCTTACAGTGAAACCGCCTGCCTGCTGGAAGCCGCCGCGACCGCCTGCCAGCAGGGCGTACCGCGCTGCCACCTGATCAGTTACCACGACGACGGTGCACTGCTGGCAGAGCTTTTCACCCGCGACGGCCAGGGCACCATGGTCGTGAGTCATTCCTATGAGCAGGTGCGACCCGCCAATATTGAAGATGTGGGAGGTATTCTGGAGCTGATCGCCCCACTGGAAGAGAAAGGAGTACTGGTGCGTCGCTCCCGCGAGCGACTGGAAGCCGAGATCGAGCGCTTCACGGTCGTAGAACGTGATGGCGCCATCATCGGCTGTGCCGCGCTCTACCCCTTCCCGGAAGAAGCGATTGGAGAGCTGGCCTGTGTCGCCATCGACCAGACCTACCGGGGCGGACAGCGTGGTGACATGCTGCTGGAAGCAATCGAGGATCAGGCCATTGCGCTGGGGTTGAAGCGACTGTTCGTACTCACAACCCGTACAGCCCACTGGTTCCTTGAACGGGGCTTTGGCAATGCACCGCTGGATGAGCTGCCGGGCGAGAAAAAGGCGCTCTACAACTTCCAGCGCAACTCCAAGGTGTTCTTCAAGCGTCTTGGCTGA
- a CDS encoding inorganic triphosphatase: MATETELKLLIEPAAMEQLSRHPLLSDAVGQAPRLLHNTYYDTAALDLARAKVALRVRRQGERFIQTLKTRGQSIDGLHQRGEWEWDLASEQLDPALLEADIWPAELIAPDQLALIPVFTTDFMRRLWWLTFEGAEIEVALDLGEVVCDCGDGRHLTDPISELELELKSGPADALFALAHWLAEQAELQPGDISKAQRGYRLFSQCSQHSMDCRGDA; encoded by the coding sequence ATGGCAACAGAAACAGAACTCAAGCTGCTGATCGAACCGGCAGCGATGGAACAGCTGAGCCGGCATCCACTGCTGAGCGATGCAGTCGGGCAGGCGCCCCGACTGCTGCATAACACTTACTATGATACAGCGGCCCTTGACCTGGCCCGGGCAAAGGTGGCACTGCGGGTTCGGCGTCAGGGGGAGCGGTTTATTCAGACGCTGAAAACACGGGGGCAGAGCATCGATGGACTGCACCAGCGGGGTGAATGGGAGTGGGATTTGGCCAGCGAACAGCTCGATCCCGCCCTGCTTGAAGCCGACATCTGGCCCGCCGAGCTGATTGCGCCGGATCAATTGGCACTGATACCGGTGTTTACCACTGACTTCATGCGACGTCTCTGGTGGCTGACTTTTGAGGGTGCCGAGATCGAAGTGGCACTGGATCTGGGTGAAGTGGTGTGCGACTGCGGGGATGGTCGTCACCTGACAGATCCGATCAGTGAGTTGGAGTTGGAGCTCAAATCAGGCCCTGCCGATGCTCTGTTTGCGCTGGCACATTGGTTGGCCGAACAGGCAGAACTGCAGCCTGGCGATATCAGTAAGGCACAGCGCGGCTATCGACTGTTCAGTCAGTGTAGCCAGCACTCAATGGATTGCAGGGGAGACGCATGA
- a CDS encoding RNA-guided endonuclease InsQ/TnpB family protein, which translates to MIIRQGFKFRLDASPGQDARLRVLVGHARFVWNQALARCNDAYQAENQRVPRYEIMAKWITAWKREPETEWLKEAYTDNLQQKLKDLDAAWQRCFDPKLQAQRPRFKKKGRDRDSIRFVNFAKYCQLDGRRVKLPSKLGWIKFRQSRPIVGTIKNCTVSWEAGHWHISFQTEREVSAPVHPKPASWIGIDLGIVRFATLSDGTFTAPLDSFKQHQQALAKAQQQMSRKVKFSSNWYKAKARVQRLQRRIANVRRDYLHKTSTRISQNHAMVVIEDLQVTNMSASAKGTLDTPGRNVRQKSGLNRSILDQGWFEFRRQLEYKAGWAGGEVLAVPAHHTSQTCPACAHVSRDNRLSQAQFACTDCGYQNNADVVGALNILARGIKTCAKGGTSPGSPVSA; encoded by the coding sequence ATGATTATACGCCAAGGCTTCAAGTTCCGTCTCGATGCCAGCCCTGGGCAGGATGCGCGCTTGCGCGTGCTGGTCGGGCATGCTCGGTTCGTCTGGAACCAGGCCTTGGCACGGTGCAATGACGCGTATCAGGCTGAGAATCAGCGCGTCCCGCGCTATGAGATAATGGCTAAGTGGATCACGGCGTGGAAACGGGAGCCAGAAACGGAGTGGCTGAAAGAGGCCTATACCGATAACTTGCAGCAGAAACTGAAGGATCTGGACGCGGCTTGGCAGCGTTGTTTCGATCCGAAGCTGCAGGCGCAGCGGCCTCGCTTCAAGAAAAAAGGTCGTGACCGCGACAGCATCCGTTTCGTCAACTTCGCCAAATACTGCCAACTGGATGGGCGGCGGGTAAAACTGCCCTCCAAGTTGGGCTGGATCAAATTCAGGCAATCCCGCCCAATCGTCGGCACAATCAAAAACTGTACCGTTAGCTGGGAGGCTGGCCACTGGCACATCAGTTTCCAGACCGAGCGCGAGGTGTCGGCACCGGTGCATCCAAAACCGGCATCGTGGATTGGGATTGATCTGGGCATTGTCCGCTTCGCCACCCTGAGCGATGGCACCTTCACCGCACCGCTTGACAGCTTCAAGCAACATCAACAAGCACTAGCCAAGGCGCAGCAGCAGATGAGCCGCAAGGTCAAATTCTCTAGCAACTGGTACAAAGCTAAAGCCCGTGTCCAGCGGCTGCAGCGCCGGATCGCCAATGTCCGCCGAGACTATCTGCACAAGACCTCAACCCGCATCAGCCAAAACCACGCGATGGTGGTGATTGAGGATCTGCAGGTGACCAATATGTCGGCATCGGCAAAAGGCACACTCGATACACCCGGGCGCAACGTGCGCCAGAAAAGCGGTCTGAACCGGTCGATACTGGATCAGGGCTGGTTCGAGTTCCGGCGCCAGCTGGAATACAAAGCCGGCTGGGCCGGCGGTGAAGTGCTGGCGGTGCCGGCGCATCACACCAGCCAGACCTGCCCCGCGTGTGCGCATGTCTCGCGGGACAACCGTCTGAGCCAGGCGCAATTTGCCTGTACCGACTGCGGCTATCAAAATAATGCCGACGTAGTCGGTGCCTTGAACATCCTCGCACGGGGGATTAAAACCTGTGCCAAGGGCGGGACATCGCCCGGGTCGCCTGTGAGTGCCTGA
- the argE gene encoding acetylornithine deacetylase → MTTHSTRHSLSTLEMMRRLIAAPSVSSASVHHDQSNLVVIEQLHEWLEALGFNTEVMPVPGHPEKANLIATLGSGPGGLVLSGHTDTVPCDPELWRSDPFFLTERDNRLYGLGTCDMKGFFALAIEAAKHFLDQPLKQPLIILATADEESSMSGARALAEAGRPLARAAVIGEPTRLQPIRMHKGIIMESVRIQGRSGHSSDPSLGANALEAMHAVMSELLTLRSELQQKHRNAQFRVDIPTLNLGCIHGGDSSNRICGRCELEYDLRPLPGMSIDGLRNAISERLRPLNDRFGVKIETHSQFPGIPPFETPADSELVRLAERLTGHRAEAVAFGTEAPFLQSLGMDTIVMGPGSIDQAHQPDEYLALDQISPTVELLRNLIAHYCL, encoded by the coding sequence ATGACCACACACTCGACCCGACACTCGCTCAGTACCCTTGAAATGATGCGCCGGCTTATCGCCGCGCCCTCCGTCAGCTCTGCATCTGTACACCATGACCAGAGCAACCTGGTTGTAATCGAACAGCTGCATGAATGGCTTGAAGCGCTTGGCTTTAACACTGAAGTGATGCCGGTGCCGGGACATCCTGAAAAGGCCAACCTGATCGCCACTCTGGGCAGCGGCCCGGGGGGGCTGGTGCTGTCAGGGCATACCGATACCGTCCCCTGTGATCCGGAGTTGTGGCGCTCGGACCCTTTTTTCCTGACCGAGCGTGACAACCGGCTGTACGGGCTGGGTACCTGCGACATGAAAGGTTTTTTTGCCCTCGCCATTGAGGCCGCCAAGCACTTCCTCGATCAACCCCTGAAGCAGCCGTTGATCATTCTGGCCACCGCCGACGAGGAAAGCTCCATGTCCGGTGCCCGCGCGCTGGCCGAAGCGGGTCGCCCGCTGGCCCGTGCCGCCGTGATCGGCGAACCCACCCGCCTGCAGCCGATCCGAATGCACAAGGGAATCATTATGGAGTCAGTGCGCATACAGGGCCGATCAGGCCACTCGTCCGATCCTTCACTGGGTGCCAACGCACTGGAAGCGATGCATGCAGTGATGAGCGAACTGCTGACCCTGCGCAGCGAGCTGCAACAGAAACACCGCAATGCCCAGTTCCGGGTCGACATACCCACCCTGAACCTGGGCTGCATTCATGGTGGCGACAGCTCCAACCGGATCTGTGGTCGCTGTGAGCTGGAGTATGATTTGCGGCCACTGCCCGGCATGTCCATTGACGGGTTGCGCAACGCCATCAGTGAGCGGTTGCGACCGCTGAATGACCGTTTTGGCGTTAAAATCGAGACCCACTCCCAGTTTCCGGGCATTCCACCCTTCGAGACACCAGCCGACTCGGAGCTGGTACGGCTGGCCGAACGCTTGACCGGCCACCGCGCCGAAGCGGTAGCTTTTGGCACTGAAGCCCCCTTCCTGCAATCGCTGGGGATGGATACCATAGTGATGGGACCAGGCAGTATTGATCAGGCCCACCAGCCGGACGAATACCTGGCACTGGATCAGATCAGCCCCACGGTGGAGTTGTTACGCAACCTGATTGCCCACTACTGCCTTTAA
- a CDS encoding inorganic phosphate transporter → MEIIAQYGTIMVVMACIFGFFMAWGVGANDVANAMGTSVGSRALTLKQAILIAILFEFAGAYLAGGAVTDTIRKGIIEPSMLSANPELLVFGMMASLLAAGIWLLIATHFGWPVSTTHSIVGAIVGFAAVGISMEAVHWNKVGNIVASWVVSPVTAGVIAFFLFRSVQKLILDTENPFANAKRYVPMYIFLVGFIIAMVTFTKGLKHVGLHLSWGESAAVSVLIGLVTMGIGIFMQRGIKLDPEANRDFHFTSVEKVFGVLMMFTACAMAFAHGSNDVANAVGPLAAIVGIVNAGGEVAQKAAMPAWILLLGGAGIVAGLVMYGHKVIATVGQNITELTPSRGFAATLAAASTVVVASGTGLPISTTHTLVGAVLGVGLARGMAALNLRVVGTIFVSWIVTLPAGAILSIMFFFMLKGMFS, encoded by the coding sequence ATGGAAATCATTGCTCAGTACGGCACCATCATGGTGGTTATGGCCTGTATCTTCGGCTTCTTCATGGCCTGGGGTGTAGGTGCCAACGATGTAGCCAACGCGATGGGGACTTCTGTCGGGTCCCGCGCCCTGACCCTGAAACAGGCCATTCTGATCGCCATTCTGTTCGAATTCGCTGGTGCCTATCTTGCCGGCGGGGCCGTAACCGACACAATCCGTAAAGGTATTATCGAGCCCTCCATGCTCAGTGCCAACCCGGAACTTCTGGTCTTCGGCATGATGGCCTCGCTGCTGGCAGCGGGCATCTGGCTGTTGATTGCGACCCACTTTGGCTGGCCAGTTTCCACCACTCACTCCATTGTCGGCGCCATTGTCGGCTTTGCAGCCGTTGGTATCTCCATGGAGGCCGTACACTGGAACAAGGTCGGCAATATTGTGGCCAGCTGGGTAGTATCGCCCGTCACGGCCGGCGTCATCGCTTTCTTCCTGTTCCGCAGTGTACAAAAGCTGATTCTTGATACCGAGAATCCCTTCGCCAATGCCAAACGCTATGTACCCATGTATATTTTCCTGGTGGGCTTCATCATCGCCATGGTGACCTTCACCAAGGGCCTCAAGCATGTAGGCCTGCACCTGAGCTGGGGCGAAAGCGCTGCGGTTTCGGTGTTGATCGGCTTGGTCACCATGGGTATCGGCATATTTATGCAGCGCGGCATCAAGCTTGACCCCGAAGCCAATCGCGACTTCCATTTCACCAGCGTGGAAAAGGTATTTGGCGTCCTGATGATGTTCACCGCCTGCGCCATGGCCTTTGCTCACGGCTCCAACGATGTGGCCAACGCCGTCGGCCCGCTGGCCGCCATTGTCGGCATTGTCAATGCAGGTGGTGAGGTGGCGCAAAAAGCGGCCATGCCCGCCTGGATTCTGTTGCTCGGTGGTGCTGGCATTGTTGCCGGCCTGGTGATGTATGGTCATAAGGTGATCGCCACCGTCGGCCAGAACATTACCGAGCTGACCCCGAGCCGCGGTTTTGCGGCCACGCTGGCGGCCGCCAGCACCGTGGTGGTCGCTTCAGGTACAGGGTTGCCGATCTCCACCACTCATACGCTGGTGGGTGCGGTGCTGGGTGTGGGCCTTGCCCGTGGCATGGCTGCGCTCAACCTGCGCGTTGTAGGCACCATTTTTGTATCCTGGATCGTGACACTGCCGGCCGGTGCCATCCTGTCGATCATGTTCTTCTTCATGCTCAAGGGCATGTTCTCCTGA